A window from Salvia miltiorrhiza cultivar Shanhuang (shh) chromosome 2, IMPLAD_Smil_shh, whole genome shotgun sequence encodes these proteins:
- the LOC131013017 gene encoding U11/U12 small nuclear ribonucleoprotein 25 kDa protein encodes MDASTDDTNPEEDARTTTSTAVSTTPEYNSSSVKKARLESTLAALLTDPVLADVPKKPFLSDVDTLINLELGSAMRLTVLKLDGTSFDVALMNTATLKDLKLAVKKKVNEMEESNMGHRQISWRHVWANFCLLYHNEKLLDDNCSLHDYGIRNNSQVQFIPYVVSKASGRHSRSRKHLFHGLNRKS; translated from the exons ATGGATGCATCAACTGATGATACGAATCCGGAGGAGGACGCTcgcaccaccacctccaccgccgTCAGCACGACGCCAGAGTACAACAGCAGCAGCGTCAAGAAGGCTAGATTGGAATCAACCCTGGCGGCGCTTCTCACTGATCCAGTTCTCGCCGACGTGCCAAAGAAACCTTTTCTTTCCGACGTCGACACACTCATCAATTTGGAGCTCGGAAGCGCCATGCGTCTCACTGTCCTCAAATTGGATGGGACATCCTTCG ATGTGGCCTTGATGAATACTGCGACTTTGAAGGACCTGAAATTGGCAGTTAAGAAAAAAGTAAATGAAATGGAGGAGTCGAATATGGGCCATCGTCAAATTTCGTG GAGACACGTGTGGGCAAATTTTTGCCTTTTGTACCACAACGAGAAACTGCTCGATGACAATTGTTCACTTCATGATTATGGCATCAGGAACAATTCTCAG GTGCAATTCATCCCTTATGTTGTTTCGAAAGCTTCTGGAAGACACTCTAGGAGCAGAAAGCACCTCTTTCATGGTTTAAACAGAAAATCTTAA